The following coding sequences are from one Capsicum annuum cultivar UCD-10X-F1 chromosome 3, UCD10Xv1.1, whole genome shotgun sequence window:
- the LOC107863178 gene encoding uncharacterized protein LOC107863178 isoform X2, which produces MVREKDLCWEYAEKLDGNKVKCKFCLRILNGGISRLKHHLSRLPSKGVNPCTKVRDDVTDRVRAIIASKEETKEPPSTKKHTLIEAKSLVNLSPEKPLVSVEPVTPIARIFPPIGQVIPSPGNNQENAERNIALFFFENKIDFSVARSSSYHQMIEAVGKCGSGFIGPSPETLKTTWLERIKSEVSLQSKDVEKEWAITGCTLIAETWTDNKMKALINFLVSSPSRTFFYKSVDASSYFKNLKCLSELFDSIIQDFGPENVVQVIVDNTLHSTGIVNHILQNYGNVFVSPCASQCVNAILDEFSKLDWVNRCILQAQSISKFIYNNSSLLDLMKKFTGGQDIIKTGITKSVSHFLSLQCLLKHSEFWRTAEECVAVSEPFLKVMREVSGGKPAVGIIYELLTRAKESIRTYFIMDEIKCKTFLDIVDKKWQNNLHSPLHSAAAFLNPAIQYNTEVKFLGSIKEDFFRVLEKLLPTPELRRDITTQILLYTRASGMFGCNLAKEAIDTVPSGIWWEQYGDAAPTLQRVAIKILSQVCSTFTFERNWSTFQQIHSEKRNKIDKETLLDLVYINYNLKLARCLVSKPTEEDPLQLDDIDMTSEWVEEAENPSPTQWLDRFGSGLDGNDLNTPQFTAAIFGATDHIFGL; this is translated from the exons A TGGTTCGAGAAAAAGACCTCTGTTGGGAATATGCTGAGAAGTTAGACGGGAATAAAGTGAAATGTAAATTCTGTCTGAGAATTCTAAATGGTGGCATTAGTAGGTTAAAGCACCACTTATCCAGGCTTCCCAGTAAAGGTGTGAATCCATGTACTAAGGTAAGGGATGATGTTACTGACAGGGTAAGGGCAATAATAGCATCAAAGGAAGAAACGAAGGAACCCCCTAGTACTAAAAAGCATACGCTCATTGAGGCAAAATCTCTTGTAAATCTCTCTCCAGAAAAACCGCTTGTATCTGTGGAACCAGTAACTCCAATTGCAAGAATTTTTCCACCAATTGGACAGGTAATCCCTTCACCGGGAAATAACCAAGAAAATGCAGAGAGAAATATTGCATTGTTCTTTTTTGAGAACAAAATTGACTTTAGTGTAGCAAGATCTTCCTCTTACCATCAAATGATTGAGGCAGTAGGGAAGTGCGGCAGTGGATTTATAGGTCCTTCTCCTGAAACTCTGAAAACAACATGGTTGGAGAGGATCAAGTCTGAAGTAAGTTTACAGTCAAAAGATGTCGAGAAAGAGTGGGCTATTACAGGTTGCACTTTGATTGCAGAAACATGGACGGACAACAAAATGAAAGCTTTGATCAACTTCTTGGTTTCATCGCCCTCCAGGACTTTTTTCTACAAATCTGTAGATGCATCTTCATATTTTAAGAATCTGAAATGTCTCTCTGAGTTGTTTGATTCAATCATTCAAGATTTTGGCCCAGAGAATGTTGTACAGGTTATTGTAGATAATACACTTCACAGCACTGGTATAGTGAACCATATTTTGCAGAACTATGGGAATGTTTTTGTGTCCCCTTGTGCTTCACAGTGTGTAAATGCAATCTTAGATGAGTTTTCAAAACTAGATTGGGTAAATAGATGCATTTTACAGGCACAATCAATCTCGAAATTTATATACAACAATTCCTCATTGCTTGATCTCATGAAAAAGTTTACTGGAGGACAAGATATCATCAAGACTGGTATCACGAAGTCTGTATCACACTTTCTCTCCTTGCAATGTCTATTGAAGCATAG TGAATTTTGGAGGACAGCTGAAGAGTGTGTTGCTGTTTCTGAGCCCTTTCTCAAAGTTATGAGAGAAGTTTCTGGAGGAAAGCCAGCTGTGGGCATTATATATGAACTACTGACTAGAGCAAAGGAGTCAATAAGGACCTACTTTATTATGGATGAAATAAAGTGCAAGACATTTTTGGATATAGTGGATAAGAAATGGCAGAACAACCTCCACTCTCCTCTGCATTCAGCAGCTGCTTTTTTGAATCCCGCCATCCAATACAACACAGAAGTCAAGTTTCTTGGGTCTATAAAAGAAGATTTTTTCAGAGTGCTGGAGAAGCTGCTACCGACTCCTGAATTGAGGCGAGATATCACCACTCAAATCCTTTTATATACACGGGCATCTGGAATGTTTGGTTGTAATCTGGCGAAGGAAGCAATTGATACTGTTCCTTCAG GTATTTGGTGGGAACAGTATGGTGATGCTGCTCCTACATTGCAAAGAGTCGCTATTAAAATACTTAGCCAGGTGTGCAGTACGTTCACTTTTGAGCGAAATTGGAGCACATTTCAGCAAATCCACTCTGAGAAGCGCAATAAGATTGATAAGGAAACACTTCTAGACCTGGTTTACATAAATTATAACCTCAAGCTAGCACGGTGTTTGGTTTCTAAACCTACCGAAGAAGATCCCCTCCAACTTGATGACATAGATATGACATCTGAGTGGGTGGAAGAGGCAGAAAATCCTAGTCCAACTCAGTGGCTTGATAGATTTGGTTCGGGTCTTGATGGGAATGACTTGAACACACCACAGTTTACTGCTGCAATATTTGGTGCTACTGACCACATATTTGGTTTGTGA
- the LOC107863178 gene encoding uncharacterized protein LOC107863178 isoform X1: MVREKDLCWEYAEKLDGNKVKCKFCLRILNGGISRLKHHLSRLPSKGVNPCTKVRDDVTDRVRAIIASKEETKEPPSTKKHTLIEAKSLVNLSPEKPLVSVEPVTPIARIFPPIGQVIPSPGNNQENAERNIALFFFENKIDFSVARSSSYHQMIEAVGKCGSGFIGPSPETLKTTWLERIKSEVSLQSKDVEKEWAITGCTLIAETWTDNKMKALINFLVSSPSRTFFYKSVDASSYFKNLKCLSELFDSIIQDFGPENVVQVIVDNTLHSTGIVNHILQNYGNVFVSPCASQCVNAILDEFSKLDWVNRCILQAQSISKFIYNNSSLLDLMKKFTGGQDIIKTGITKSVSHFLSLQCLLKHRSRLKVIFNSPELAVNSSYTNKSQSVNCIGILDDSEFWRTAEECVAVSEPFLKVMREVSGGKPAVGIIYELLTRAKESIRTYFIMDEIKCKTFLDIVDKKWQNNLHSPLHSAAAFLNPAIQYNTEVKFLGSIKEDFFRVLEKLLPTPELRRDITTQILLYTRASGMFGCNLAKEAIDTVPSGIWWEQYGDAAPTLQRVAIKILSQVCSTFTFERNWSTFQQIHSEKRNKIDKETLLDLVYINYNLKLARCLVSKPTEEDPLQLDDIDMTSEWVEEAENPSPTQWLDRFGSGLDGNDLNTPQFTAAIFGATDHIFGL, encoded by the exons A TGGTTCGAGAAAAAGACCTCTGTTGGGAATATGCTGAGAAGTTAGACGGGAATAAAGTGAAATGTAAATTCTGTCTGAGAATTCTAAATGGTGGCATTAGTAGGTTAAAGCACCACTTATCCAGGCTTCCCAGTAAAGGTGTGAATCCATGTACTAAGGTAAGGGATGATGTTACTGACAGGGTAAGGGCAATAATAGCATCAAAGGAAGAAACGAAGGAACCCCCTAGTACTAAAAAGCATACGCTCATTGAGGCAAAATCTCTTGTAAATCTCTCTCCAGAAAAACCGCTTGTATCTGTGGAACCAGTAACTCCAATTGCAAGAATTTTTCCACCAATTGGACAGGTAATCCCTTCACCGGGAAATAACCAAGAAAATGCAGAGAGAAATATTGCATTGTTCTTTTTTGAGAACAAAATTGACTTTAGTGTAGCAAGATCTTCCTCTTACCATCAAATGATTGAGGCAGTAGGGAAGTGCGGCAGTGGATTTATAGGTCCTTCTCCTGAAACTCTGAAAACAACATGGTTGGAGAGGATCAAGTCTGAAGTAAGTTTACAGTCAAAAGATGTCGAGAAAGAGTGGGCTATTACAGGTTGCACTTTGATTGCAGAAACATGGACGGACAACAAAATGAAAGCTTTGATCAACTTCTTGGTTTCATCGCCCTCCAGGACTTTTTTCTACAAATCTGTAGATGCATCTTCATATTTTAAGAATCTGAAATGTCTCTCTGAGTTGTTTGATTCAATCATTCAAGATTTTGGCCCAGAGAATGTTGTACAGGTTATTGTAGATAATACACTTCACAGCACTGGTATAGTGAACCATATTTTGCAGAACTATGGGAATGTTTTTGTGTCCCCTTGTGCTTCACAGTGTGTAAATGCAATCTTAGATGAGTTTTCAAAACTAGATTGGGTAAATAGATGCATTTTACAGGCACAATCAATCTCGAAATTTATATACAACAATTCCTCATTGCTTGATCTCATGAAAAAGTTTACTGGAGGACAAGATATCATCAAGACTGGTATCACGAAGTCTGTATCACACTTTCTCTCCTTGCAATGTCTATTGAAGCATAGGTCAAGATTGAAAGTTATTTTTAACAGTCCAGAGCTTGCAGTCAATTCTTCTTATACAAATAAATCTCAAAGTGTTAATTGTATCGGAATTCTGGATGACAGTGAATTTTGGAGGACAGCTGAAGAGTGTGTTGCTGTTTCTGAGCCCTTTCTCAAAGTTATGAGAGAAGTTTCTGGAGGAAAGCCAGCTGTGGGCATTATATATGAACTACTGACTAGAGCAAAGGAGTCAATAAGGACCTACTTTATTATGGATGAAATAAAGTGCAAGACATTTTTGGATATAGTGGATAAGAAATGGCAGAACAACCTCCACTCTCCTCTGCATTCAGCAGCTGCTTTTTTGAATCCCGCCATCCAATACAACACAGAAGTCAAGTTTCTTGGGTCTATAAAAGAAGATTTTTTCAGAGTGCTGGAGAAGCTGCTACCGACTCCTGAATTGAGGCGAGATATCACCACTCAAATCCTTTTATATACACGGGCATCTGGAATGTTTGGTTGTAATCTGGCGAAGGAAGCAATTGATACTGTTCCTTCAG GTATTTGGTGGGAACAGTATGGTGATGCTGCTCCTACATTGCAAAGAGTCGCTATTAAAATACTTAGCCAGGTGTGCAGTACGTTCACTTTTGAGCGAAATTGGAGCACATTTCAGCAAATCCACTCTGAGAAGCGCAATAAGATTGATAAGGAAACACTTCTAGACCTGGTTTACATAAATTATAACCTCAAGCTAGCACGGTGTTTGGTTTCTAAACCTACCGAAGAAGATCCCCTCCAACTTGATGACATAGATATGACATCTGAGTGGGTGGAAGAGGCAGAAAATCCTAGTCCAACTCAGTGGCTTGATAGATTTGGTTCGGGTCTTGATGGGAATGACTTGAACACACCACAGTTTACTGCTGCAATATTTGGTGCTACTGACCACATATTTGGTTTGTGA